A window of Leptospira hartskeerlii contains these coding sequences:
- a CDS encoding PAS domain-containing sensor histidine kinase, whose protein sequence is MVAEDLQFDTETGLFQIIVSQTSDAILVTDAVLNESGPSIVFVNPAFCELTGYRSEELIGGSPKILFGKETDRRILQNLKNCLLRGDSYSSSTINYKKDGTKYHSEWKVSPVKDQDGNITNLLSIQRDISEKIVREELTAKRLRSEMGLTAASQILLNTTHESFTIERAIEHFLVLVEAERIYLYKKTANPDVLALQAEIKSPYSSATLAETHPEISLSTKFARWKPYLLRNDIIQFRTSDLLDSEKPFYQGRRTDTIFLFPIRMSGDWFGFLGMEFFQHELDPEEQFTFRTFADLLGFYLERMSILEELKIHKENLEETVVKRTKELSVQKEKAEAASTAKSDFLANMSHELRTPLNAIIGLSKLIKIQDESSNDKRYLDLIHKSGLHLLGLINDILELSKLNAGKSSFYFSEMDLRKELEQVVEFLEPELIRKHIHLVWDDPDNIISTIWGDPKRIRQIFLNLVGNAVKFTAEQGSIYLSIKRERKDWVIEITDTGIGIPDSELKKIFDAFYQVRNSKSKDTEGTGLGLSIVQKLVEAHGGSIRVKSQQGIGTTFYLNLPVLEQTPKQSKSRKNFAGGYPDKLKNFCFIQLELSDPKNAELLTHFFKKQNQPLLLNELSKGRKIVLFQDSNSPLEERISEIWKTVLILPEESQDFEKKYSMENFDFVLSQPISLDELKLVLEELADEIND, encoded by the coding sequence ATGGTCGCGGAAGATCTGCAGTTCGACACAGAAACCGGACTTTTTCAAATTATTGTTTCCCAAACTTCGGACGCAATTCTTGTTACAGACGCTGTTCTAAACGAGAGCGGACCTTCTATTGTTTTTGTAAACCCTGCATTCTGTGAGCTGACAGGATACAGATCCGAGGAGTTGATCGGAGGCTCTCCCAAAATTTTGTTCGGAAAGGAAACAGACAGAAGAATATTACAAAATCTTAAAAATTGCCTATTACGCGGCGACTCCTACTCTTCTTCCACAATTAACTACAAAAAAGACGGCACTAAATATCATTCTGAATGGAAAGTCTCTCCGGTCAAAGACCAGGACGGAAATATTACAAATTTATTATCTATCCAAAGAGATATCAGCGAGAAGATCGTCCGAGAAGAACTGACTGCTAAAAGACTAAGATCCGAAATGGGCCTTACTGCCGCTTCCCAAATCTTATTAAATACAACTCACGAAAGTTTTACGATAGAAAGAGCGATTGAACATTTTTTGGTATTGGTGGAAGCAGAAAGGATCTATCTCTACAAAAAGACCGCAAATCCGGATGTGTTGGCCTTACAAGCAGAGATAAAGAGTCCTTATTCGAGTGCAACTCTTGCAGAAACTCATCCCGAAATTTCACTCTCCACTAAATTTGCCAGATGGAAACCGTATCTACTCAGGAATGATATAATTCAGTTTAGAACTTCCGATCTTCTGGATTCTGAAAAGCCGTTTTACCAAGGAAGAAGGACGGATACAATTTTTTTATTTCCGATCAGAATGTCCGGAGATTGGTTCGGTTTCTTGGGAATGGAATTCTTCCAACATGAATTAGATCCGGAGGAGCAATTTACTTTTCGAACATTCGCAGATTTGCTCGGATTTTATCTGGAGAGAATGTCCATCTTAGAAGAACTAAAGATCCATAAAGAAAACCTGGAAGAAACGGTAGTTAAAAGAACTAAAGAACTTTCGGTCCAAAAGGAAAAGGCGGAGGCGGCAAGCACCGCTAAAAGTGATTTTCTTGCCAATATGAGCCATGAGCTTCGTACTCCTTTGAATGCGATCATAGGACTTTCTAAACTAATCAAAATACAGGATGAAAGTTCTAACGACAAAAGATACTTAGATCTGATCCATAAATCAGGATTACATCTATTAGGATTAATTAATGATATTTTGGAACTTTCAAAACTGAATGCAGGAAAATCTTCCTTCTATTTTTCTGAAATGGATTTAAGGAAAGAATTGGAGCAGGTAGTAGAATTTTTAGAACCGGAACTTATAAGAAAACATATCCATTTAGTCTGGGATGATCCTGATAATATCATATCCACGATTTGGGGAGATCCTAAACGGATTCGGCAGATCTTTTTAAATCTAGTAGGAAATGCGGTAAAATTCACGGCTGAACAAGGTTCCATCTATCTTTCCATCAAAAGAGAAAGAAAAGATTGGGTGATTGAGATCACTGACACCGGGATCGGAATTCCGGATTCGGAATTGAAAAAAATTTTCGATGCATTCTATCAGGTCAGAAATTCCAAATCGAAAGACACAGAAGGAACCGGACTTGGACTTTCTATCGTTCAAAAATTAGTGGAAGCTCATGGAGGAAGTATACGCGTTAAAAGCCAACAAGGGATCGGAACTACTTTCTATCTAAATCTTCCTGTATTGGAACAAACTCCTAAGCAATCTAAGAGCAGAAAAAATTTTGCAGGTGGATATCCTGATAAATTGAAAAATTTCTGCTTTATCCAGTTAGAATTGAGCGATCCAAAAAACGCAGAACTTCTTACGCATTTTTTTAAAAAACAAAATCAACCGTTACTTTTGAATGAACTTAGTAAAGGCAGGAAGATCGTTCTATTCCAAGATTCTAATTCTCCTTTGGAAGAAAGAATATCGGAAATTTGGAAAACGGTGCTCATACTTCCGGAAGAGTCACAAGACTTTGAAAAAAAATATTCCATGGAGAATTTTGACTTTGTTCTTTCCCAACCTATCTCATTGGACGAGCTAAAATTAGTATTGGAAGAATTGGCGGACGAAATCAATGACTAA
- a CDS encoding ATP-binding response regulator, translating to MTNSTSSLFKNKQERKSVVRDPILLVEDKLENTLMLEALCDEFGIQYQSASNGEEALEMAKANKYSFYIVDLMMPVMDGPTFIQKLKEFQPDATVLVQTALDSTDTVIEVMKLGVFDYIIKPILPDQFFKALNKAVDYRFLKASEAAILEAESLKLRNQLEWLTYKETRRKAGDESWEKSSIHSLQTSLSQGSGIGAIISLLDMIKTEMKEEGDNYLINKSMMNLVIENQEITKNLLKGLTQLLEIINRNLEKKKIKASDLVERIKHSAEFIQPYLEKKGLRLALPVLKKEVELDIEVDLFLLALEEVILNAYKYCAPKTSLEVFTSINQGYFCVVVKNIVDERPYGGVDEKHENLVLQPFFRIHPPVESVSHLEKFGLGLGLTAVDQILRKHNGLFFIHNAKDHTGEQVRLCVMSELLLPIQ from the coding sequence ATGACTAACTCTACAAGTTCCTTATTCAAAAATAAACAAGAAAGAAAGAGTGTAGTTCGTGATCCTATACTTCTAGTCGAGGATAAGTTAGAAAATACACTAATGCTCGAAGCTCTTTGTGACGAGTTTGGGATCCAATACCAATCCGCTTCCAACGGAGAAGAAGCGTTGGAAATGGCAAAAGCCAATAAATATTCTTTTTATATAGTAGATCTTATGATGCCGGTAATGGATGGCCCAACCTTCATCCAGAAATTGAAGGAATTCCAACCGGACGCAACTGTACTTGTCCAAACTGCACTCGATTCCACTGATACAGTGATCGAGGTAATGAAACTAGGAGTATTCGATTATATAATCAAACCTATCCTGCCGGACCAATTTTTTAAGGCTCTAAATAAAGCGGTAGATTATCGTTTCTTAAAAGCAAGCGAAGCTGCAATCCTGGAAGCGGAAAGTCTGAAACTCAGAAACCAACTTGAATGGTTAACCTATAAAGAGACCAGAAGAAAAGCGGGAGATGAATCCTGGGAGAAATCCTCCATACATTCCTTACAGACTTCCCTTTCCCAAGGATCGGGGATTGGAGCGATCATCAGTCTTTTGGACATGATAAAGACTGAAATGAAAGAAGAGGGAGATAATTATCTAATTAATAAAAGTATGATGAACCTGGTAATAGAAAACCAGGAGATCACCAAAAACTTACTCAAGGGCCTCACTCAGCTATTAGAGATCATCAATCGAAATCTAGAAAAGAAGAAGATCAAAGCTTCGGATCTTGTGGAAAGGATCAAACATTCCGCTGAGTTTATCCAACCATATCTTGAAAAAAAAGGTCTTAGGCTGGCTCTTCCCGTTTTGAAAAAGGAAGTAGAACTGGATATAGAAGTTGATCTGTTTCTTCTCGCTTTGGAAGAAGTGATTCTAAACGCATACAAATACTGTGCCCCCAAAACATCTTTAGAAGTATTTACGAGCATTAACCAAGGTTATTTCTGCGTTGTGGTGAAAAATATCGTGGATGAAAGACCATACGGAGGTGTGGACGAAAAACACGAAAACCTTGTTCTGCAACCATTCTTTCGTATACACCCACCAGTAGAAAGTGTATCTCACTTAGAAAAATTCGGTTTAGGTTTGGGGCTCACAGCGGTGGACCAAATCCTCAGAAAGCATAACGGTCTATTCTTTATTCATAATGCAAAGGATCACACTGGAGAACAGGTCCGTCTTTGTGTTATGAGCGAATTATTATTACCCATTCAATGA
- a CDS encoding methyl-accepting chemotaxis protein produces MHSELRDYESGLYSLFLPGQSKESLSSKLENLKTIQNTIVSDIKEFSSGLKNPDDLQQFQKDLEALQESILAAKGILGIQAKDTRENFLDQVSGNSIPKLEKLKSDWEKSKSFVSVAVQKENPLYYHFLFAIFGTLLLPALVIYLKPFSSGNTVINGKSDSEEFIRIRTALDNVTTNIMMADQNLKVTYMNKSIRRMFGNAEEDIKKQLSQFRMESLMGSNIDSYHKNPAHQRNILKDLNQTFRSTIEIGGRSFDLIANPILTESGDRLGAVVEWADVTEQKKMLEVRRQENEELTRIKVALDNTSTNIMIADTHLNIKYMNKSIVKMFEIGETDIRKQLNNFHLNKLLGSNIDSYHKNPAHQRGILGSFTNTFKSSIEIGGRTFDLIANPILTENGDRLGAVVEWSDVTEQKKVTEARKLENDELTRIKVALDNASTNVMIADNDFNIKYMNKAVYKMFQNGEGDIRKQLSAFNLQSLLGTNIDTFHKNPSHQRNLLANLTSTYESSITIGGRSFNLIANPILSSEGQRLGAVVEWYDVTTELAVQREIEEIVGAAAKGDFKTRVRLEGKDGFFRNLGEGINSFLQVSETGLNEVVEALERLANGDLTSKIENEYFGTFGKLKEYGNTTVDKLNEIMGDIVMKAGSLVGSAGEVSSTANSLSQGASEQAASVEQTTSSLEEMTASIDQNASNSKQTEQIASQSSKDAEDGGKSVTETVTAMKQIAEKISIIEDIAYQTNLLALNAAIEAARAGEHGRGFAVVASEVRKLAERSQKSANEISSLAVSSVAIAEKAGKLISEIVPNIRKTADLVQEITASSEEQASGVVEINKAMGQLDQVSQQNASASEELAAIAEEMNSQAESLRESVLFFRLSKESLGKETKGNGSKPLTAVRTVTIPDKPKFEKY; encoded by the coding sequence ATACATTCAGAATTAAGAGACTATGAATCCGGTTTGTATTCCTTATTTCTCCCCGGACAAAGCAAAGAATCCCTTTCTTCTAAATTAGAGAATTTGAAAACGATACAAAATACCATTGTATCCGATATAAAAGAATTTTCATCAGGCTTAAAGAATCCAGATGATCTACAGCAATTTCAAAAAGATCTCGAGGCCCTTCAGGAAAGTATCTTAGCTGCAAAAGGAATTCTAGGAATTCAGGCAAAGGATACAAGGGAGAATTTTCTAGATCAGGTTTCCGGAAATTCTATACCTAAATTAGAAAAATTAAAATCAGATTGGGAAAAATCCAAGTCCTTCGTTTCTGTTGCTGTCCAGAAAGAAAACCCACTCTATTATCATTTCCTGTTCGCGATATTTGGGACCCTACTCCTACCTGCTTTGGTGATTTACCTAAAACCATTCTCGTCCGGAAATACAGTTATTAACGGGAAGTCTGATTCTGAGGAATTTATTCGAATTAGAACTGCTTTGGATAATGTTACCACGAATATCATGATGGCGGATCAAAATCTGAAGGTCACCTACATGAACAAATCTATCCGTCGAATGTTTGGGAATGCAGAAGAAGATATCAAAAAGCAACTCAGTCAGTTCAGAATGGAATCTTTGATGGGCTCAAATATTGATAGCTATCACAAGAACCCTGCTCACCAAAGAAATATATTAAAAGATCTGAACCAGACATTCCGTTCCACTATTGAGATCGGCGGTAGAAGTTTCGATCTAATCGCTAACCCTATACTGACTGAGTCAGGAGACAGACTTGGAGCGGTCGTAGAATGGGCGGACGTCACAGAACAGAAGAAAATGTTGGAGGTCCGACGCCAAGAGAATGAAGAGCTTACTCGCATTAAAGTCGCATTGGACAATACTAGTACGAACATCATGATCGCTGATACCCATCTGAATATCAAATATATGAACAAATCGATCGTGAAGATGTTCGAGATAGGCGAAACTGATATCAGAAAACAACTCAACAATTTCCATTTGAATAAATTACTAGGTTCGAATATTGACTCATATCACAAGAACCCTGCACACCAAAGAGGAATACTCGGTTCATTTACCAATACTTTCAAATCAAGTATAGAAATTGGCGGAAGAACATTCGATCTGATCGCAAATCCAATTCTCACAGAAAATGGGGATAGATTGGGCGCAGTAGTAGAATGGTCAGATGTCACTGAGCAGAAAAAAGTCACAGAAGCCCGTAAACTCGAGAATGACGAGTTAACTCGTATTAAAGTAGCCTTAGACAACGCCTCAACGAATGTGATGATCGCTGATAATGACTTCAATATCAAGTATATGAATAAGGCAGTATACAAGATGTTCCAAAACGGCGAAGGAGATATTAGAAAACAATTAAGTGCTTTCAATCTACAAAGTTTACTTGGAACGAATATCGATACTTTCCATAAGAATCCTTCCCACCAACGAAACCTACTCGCCAATCTGACTAGCACTTATGAGTCTTCTATTACGATTGGAGGAAGGTCGTTTAATCTGATTGCAAATCCTATCTTGAGCTCAGAAGGGCAAAGATTAGGAGCGGTGGTGGAATGGTACGACGTCACAACAGAACTTGCAGTCCAAAGGGAGATCGAGGAGATAGTAGGTGCCGCGGCAAAAGGAGATTTTAAAACTAGGGTACGATTAGAAGGAAAAGATGGCTTCTTTAGAAATCTAGGAGAAGGGATTAATTCTTTCTTACAAGTGAGTGAAACCGGACTCAATGAAGTTGTTGAAGCCTTAGAAAGATTAGCTAATGGAGATCTCACTTCCAAAATAGAGAACGAATATTTTGGAACATTCGGAAAACTGAAAGAATACGGAAATACTACGGTGGATAAACTAAACGAGATCATGGGTGATATAGTCATGAAAGCCGGAAGTTTAGTAGGTTCTGCAGGAGAAGTTTCTTCTACTGCAAATTCGCTTAGCCAAGGTGCTTCAGAACAAGCAGCTTCCGTAGAGCAGACAACTTCTTCTTTAGAAGAAATGACTGCCTCTATAGATCAAAACGCTAGTAATTCCAAACAGACTGAGCAGATAGCAAGTCAATCATCAAAGGATGCGGAAGACGGAGGTAAATCAGTAACCGAAACAGTAACTGCGATGAAACAGATCGCGGAAAAAATTTCGATCATTGAGGATATTGCTTACCAGACTAACCTACTCGCTTTGAACGCAGCGATAGAAGCGGCAAGAGCAGGAGAACACGGAAGAGGATTTGCAGTAGTAGCATCCGAGGTTAGAAAATTAGCGGAAAGAAGCCAAAAGTCCGCAAATGAGATCTCAAGCCTTGCAGTTTCTTCCGTAGCAATCGCTGAAAAAGCGGGAAAACTTATCAGCGAGATCGTTCCGAATATTAGAAAAACTGCAGATTTAGTGCAAGAGATCACAGCTTCTAGCGAAGAACAAGCTTCCGGAGTAGTAGAGATCAATAAAGCGATGGGACAGTTAGATCAGGTCTCTCAGCAAAATGCCTCTGCTTCCGAAGAATTAGCGGCGATCGCAGAAGAGATGAATAGCCAAGCGGAATCACTGAGAGAATCGGTTCTATTCTTCCGATTGAGTAAAGAGTCTCTGGGAAAGGAAACTAAAGGCAACGGATCCAAACCTTTGACGGCTGTAAGGACTGTAACTATTCCGGACAAACCTAAGTTTGAAAAATACTGA
- a CDS encoding flagellin, translating into MIINHNISAIFAHRTLKFNSESMNKDIEKLSSGMRINRAGDDASGLAVSEKMRTQVGGLRRAEQNTEDGMSLIQTAEGYLQETHEVVQRIRVLAVQAANGIYTEEDRQQIQVEVSQLVDEIDRIASQAEFNKMKLLTGAFARLNPTASMWFHMGANMHQRERVYIETMNTAALGLRNPTVLTFISLSTAGKANSVIGLADDALRLISKQRADLGAYYNRLEHAAKGLMNAYENIQAAESRIRDTDMAEQMTSFTRYQILTQAATAMLAQANMKPQTVLQLLK; encoded by the coding sequence ATGATTATTAACCACAATATCAGTGCCATCTTCGCTCACAGAACTTTGAAGTTCAATAGCGAAAGCATGAACAAAGACATCGAAAAGTTGTCTTCCGGTATGAGAATCAACCGTGCAGGTGATGATGCTTCCGGTTTGGCCGTGTCTGAAAAAATGAGGACACAGGTCGGAGGTTTGCGCAGGGCGGAACAAAACACTGAAGACGGTATGTCTTTGATCCAAACAGCAGAAGGGTATCTGCAAGAAACCCATGAAGTTGTTCAAAGGATCCGCGTGCTTGCTGTGCAAGCTGCGAACGGTATTTACACCGAAGAAGACCGTCAACAAATACAAGTAGAAGTATCTCAGTTGGTCGACGAGATCGACAGGATTGCTTCTCAGGCCGAGTTCAACAAAATGAAACTCCTTACTGGAGCTTTCGCTCGTTTGAACCCGACCGCAAGTATGTGGTTCCATATGGGTGCTAACATGCACCAAAGAGAAAGAGTGTATATCGAAACGATGAACACTGCGGCTCTGGGATTAAGAAACCCGACCGTTCTGACTTTCATCTCTCTTTCTACGGCGGGAAAAGCGAACTCCGTAATCGGTCTTGCTGACGATGCTCTTAGATTAATTTCTAAACAAAGAGCAGACTTAGGAGCTTATTACAACCGTCTGGAACATGCTGCTAAGGGACTCATGAACGCTTATGAGAACATCCAAGCGGCTGAATCAAGAATTCGTGATACTGATATGGCTGAGCAAATGACCAGCTTTACCAGATATCAAATTCTGACTCAAGCTGCTACTGCGATGCTCGCTCAGGCGAACATGAAACCTCAAACTGTGCTCCAGCTATTGAAGTAA
- a CDS encoding chemotaxis protein CheA, giving the protein MDLSEIKEAFIQESLELLSGAELHLLRMEKGEFDEEAIHSMFRSVHTVKGTAGMFGYESIEECSHELETLLDLARSGKTELDPSKIDFLLRAIDHLKKIVGDPIPGKNLSPELEAEQAKIIKEAQRFTGKTSEKKEIKNTASNSGPNKDTAEKQGTVNSDWQITFFPGENIFKDGMDPFSFLKYLRTIGEILYLYVYKTKLPDWNSWDSENCYLGYEVQLKSGAEKKDIESVFSFVKDSSFLRIVPPHSSEEIFHSIANEIPCEKEEYFKALELQGLRFQTPIYAYSSETSKEQSSSKKAEGEKTQATQIVPKLIRIDSAKVDQLVNLVGELIISEASLGRLLADKEDSDLSESAEILSRLVGEIRETAMALRMVPIGELFEKYRRTVRDISLELGKEVDFEILGGETELDRSVIEKINDPIVHILRNALDHGIEPSQERASRGKSQRGKLKIHASHSTGSISIEISDDGKGINQEKIRQKAIEKGLIDPNQVLNEQEIFNLIFQPGFSTAESVTSLSGRGVGMDVVLRNIEALRGSVNVQSEFGKGCVFSIRLPLTLAIIDGFLVRSCNSYFVVPMDWVRETMESDLQLLPEEIAGSINLRGEVLPILHLGRFLGLPDPDDGRKNVLVLEHDGRNFGVLVNDLLGEIQSVIKPLNEIFKGIQCISGTSVLGTGKIAFILDVPGLHSLLKIQRTNLRDRTFAR; this is encoded by the coding sequence ATGGATCTTTCTGAGATTAAAGAAGCATTCATACAGGAATCTCTGGAACTTTTGTCAGGGGCTGAATTACATCTTTTACGTATGGAAAAAGGAGAATTCGACGAAGAAGCGATTCATTCCATGTTCCGATCAGTTCATACGGTCAAAGGGACTGCAGGAATGTTCGGGTACGAATCCATAGAAGAATGTTCTCACGAGTTGGAAACCCTACTCGATCTGGCAAGATCCGGAAAAACCGAATTGGATCCGTCTAAGATCGACTTTCTATTAAGGGCTATAGACCATTTAAAAAAAATTGTAGGAGATCCGATCCCAGGTAAAAATTTAAGTCCCGAATTAGAGGCTGAGCAGGCAAAAATTATAAAAGAAGCCCAAAGGTTTACCGGTAAAACGTCCGAGAAAAAGGAAATTAAAAATACTGCGAGCAATTCCGGTCCAAACAAAGATACTGCAGAAAAACAAGGAACTGTTAACTCCGATTGGCAGATCACATTCTTTCCGGGAGAAAATATCTTTAAGGACGGAATGGATCCATTCTCCTTCTTAAAGTATCTTAGAACTATCGGAGAGATATTATACTTATACGTTTACAAAACAAAACTACCCGATTGGAACAGTTGGGATTCGGAAAATTGCTATTTAGGATACGAAGTCCAGCTTAAGTCTGGCGCAGAGAAGAAGGATATAGAATCCGTTTTTTCTTTCGTAAAGGATTCTTCCTTTTTAAGGATCGTCCCTCCTCATTCTTCCGAAGAAATATTTCATTCAATAGCGAACGAGATTCCCTGCGAAAAAGAAGAATATTTCAAGGCGTTAGAGCTACAGGGACTTCGTTTTCAAACACCTATCTACGCATATTCTTCTGAAACTTCTAAAGAGCAATCCTCCTCCAAGAAGGCAGAAGGAGAAAAAACGCAAGCCACTCAAATTGTTCCCAAATTGATCCGTATTGATTCCGCAAAAGTGGACCAATTGGTGAATCTTGTAGGAGAGTTGATTATCTCAGAGGCAAGCCTTGGTCGTTTGCTTGCCGACAAGGAAGATTCAGACTTAAGCGAATCTGCAGAAATATTATCCAGACTAGTAGGAGAAATAAGAGAAACTGCAATGGCACTTAGAATGGTGCCTATCGGAGAACTTTTTGAAAAATATAGAAGAACAGTAAGAGATATTTCTTTGGAACTTGGAAAGGAAGTGGACTTCGAAATTTTAGGAGGAGAAACGGAACTAGATCGATCAGTGATCGAAAAGATAAACGATCCAATCGTCCATATATTAAGAAATGCTTTAGATCATGGAATAGAACCAAGCCAAGAGAGAGCAAGCCGCGGTAAATCACAAAGAGGAAAATTAAAGATCCATGCTTCTCATTCTACAGGTAGTATTTCGATTGAGATCTCCGACGATGGGAAAGGGATCAATCAGGAAAAGATCAGACAAAAGGCTATCGAAAAGGGATTAATAGACCCTAACCAAGTGTTAAACGAACAAGAAATTTTTAATCTTATTTTTCAACCAGGATTTTCCACTGCTGAGTCGGTCACAAGTCTTTCCGGTAGAGGTGTTGGAATGGATGTTGTGCTTCGTAACATAGAAGCCTTAAGAGGATCTGTGAATGTACAATCTGAATTTGGAAAAGGTTGTGTATTCTCTATCCGACTTCCTCTTACACTCGCAATCATAGATGGATTCTTAGTTAGGTCTTGCAATTCCTATTTCGTAGTGCCAATGGATTGGGTAAGAGAGACCATGGAGTCGGACCTCCAACTTTTACCGGAAGAAATTGCGGGATCTATCAACTTAAGAGGCGAAGTCCTCCCTATTCTACATCTGGGAAGATTTTTAGGTCTTCCTGATCCGGACGACGGAAGAAAGAACGTATTAGTTTTAGAGCATGACGGCAGAAATTTCGGGGTCTTAGTTAACGATCTGCTTGGTGAGATCCAATCCGTAATCAAACCTTTGAATGAAATTTTCAAAGGAATTCAATGTATCAGTGGGACCTCCGTTTTAGGAACGGGAAAAATTGCGTTCATCTTGGACGTTCCTGGTCTTCATTCCCTTCTGAAAATCCAAAGAACCAATTTAAGAGATAGGACATTCGCACGTTAA
- the ispH gene encoding 4-hydroxy-3-methylbut-2-enyl diphosphate reductase — translation MLEKIYLANPRGFCAGVKYAISYVEQVQSNSAEQIYVRKEIVHNRRVVEDMKKRGIKFINELGEAPDGSTVVFSAHGVSPEVVEEAKRRGMKIGDATCPLVTRVHRKARRYKDSHQIIYIGHQGHDEAIGTMGEAQMFLVESPEDVQKLVGRLDINKPITYLMQTTLSVADTKLVVEKIAELFPSVEHPAKDDICYATTERQEAVSSMMEGIDAMMVIGADNSSNSLRLLQLAQKSKPSSFKVSSLEELNKDYIANSEIKILGITAGASTPQILVDEIISKLLQFYPDAVLDLFPGSREDSMSFKLPANLLL, via the coding sequence ATGCTTGAAAAAATCTATCTCGCGAATCCCCGCGGTTTCTGCGCCGGTGTCAAATACGCAATTTCTTATGTGGAACAGGTTCAATCCAATTCCGCAGAACAGATCTATGTCCGTAAAGAGATCGTTCACAATCGAAGAGTTGTGGAAGATATGAAAAAAAGAGGCATTAAGTTCATTAACGAACTAGGCGAAGCGCCGGACGGTTCCACAGTTGTTTTTTCCGCTCACGGAGTTTCTCCGGAAGTAGTAGAAGAAGCAAAACGTAGAGGAATGAAGATTGGGGATGCGACCTGTCCCCTGGTTACTCGGGTTCACAGAAAAGCGCGTAGATATAAAGACTCTCATCAAATCATATATATAGGCCACCAAGGACATGACGAAGCTATCGGAACCATGGGAGAAGCCCAAATGTTCTTGGTAGAATCTCCTGAAGATGTCCAGAAATTGGTCGGAAGATTGGATATAAACAAACCGATCACTTATCTTATGCAGACCACCTTGTCTGTAGCAGACACCAAATTAGTGGTCGAGAAGATCGCAGAACTATTTCCGAGTGTAGAACATCCGGCTAAAGATGATATCTGCTATGCTACTACGGAAAGACAAGAAGCGGTATCATCCATGATGGAAGGAATAGATGCGATGATGGTGATCGGAGCGGACAATAGCTCTAATTCACTCAGGCTTCTACAATTGGCCCAAAAATCCAAACCTTCCTCCTTTAAAGTTAGCTCCTTAGAAGAATTAAATAAAGATTATATAGCAAACTCTGAGATCAAGATATTAGGAATTACTGCGGGGGCTTCTACTCCTCAGATCCTGGTAGATGAGATCATTTCTAAACTTTTGCAATTCTATCCGGATGCAGTTTTGGATCTTTTCCCCGGTTCCAGGGAGGATTCCATGAGCTTCAAATTACCTGCGAATCTTTTACTGTAG
- a CDS encoding STAS domain-containing protein, with amino-acid sequence MSLEIKVSELGQKNSRPIFHLDLSGEASIYYASDWKSKLQSLLDRNPIRIEIDTSALEKVDSSFVQSLILLKKDSLYKSWDLAILNHPNCLLEFYDIYGLIGFFQDRIRISKKDSSTFKFSYGLEKV; translated from the coding sequence ATGTCTTTGGAAATAAAAGTATCTGAGCTAGGACAAAAGAATTCCAGACCGATCTTTCATTTAGATCTTTCTGGAGAGGCATCAATTTATTATGCCTCTGATTGGAAGTCCAAATTGCAGTCTCTTTTGGACAGGAACCCGATCCGAATAGAGATAGATACATCTGCTTTGGAAAAAGTAGATTCCAGCTTTGTTCAATCCTTAATTCTGCTTAAAAAAGATTCTTTATATAAGTCCTGGGATCTCGCTATCTTAAATCATCCGAATTGTTTATTAGAATTTTATGATATTTATGGCCTGATCGGTTTTTTTCAAGACCGTATCCGAATTTCTAAAAAAGATTCCTCTACCTTTAAATTTTCTTATGGATTGGAGAAAGTGTAA
- a CDS encoding response regulator encodes MKKILIVDDSAVFRKILTLHLSQASFSVIEAEDGLQGLEKLKEGKVDLVVSDMNMPNMNGISFVKAIKEDSNHKFVPIIMLTTESQDELKTEGLKAGAKAWLTKPFSPEELLKTIQVLLV; translated from the coding sequence ATGAAAAAAATCTTAATCGTGGATGATTCTGCCGTGTTCCGAAAGATACTTACCCTCCATCTTTCTCAGGCTTCCTTTTCTGTAATCGAAGCGGAAGACGGACTCCAAGGCTTGGAGAAGTTAAAAGAAGGGAAAGTTGATCTGGTAGTGAGTGATATGAATATGCCAAACATGAACGGAATATCTTTCGTGAAAGCAATCAAAGAGGATTCGAACCATAAATTCGTTCCGATCATCATGCTGACAACTGAATCACAAGATGAGTTGAAAACGGAAGGTTTAAAAGCAGGGGCGAAGGCTTGGCTTACTAAACCTTTTTCTCCGGAAGAACTTCTGAAAACGATACAGGTTTTACTCGTATAA